The Saccharopolyspora gloriosae genome window below encodes:
- a CDS encoding non-ribosomal peptide synthetase — MDVTSSPRDTVAQHTAPDSLPLTAGQHEVWLLHRLDGSGARCRTGASTRIDGPLDVALLERSLHRVVDETEALRIRIVEDGDSAVQTVGARSGPVLEVVDLGADATTADAHRGIEERLAVPMDPTRGEVFFAVLFRLGPEHHHLYLDFHHVASDATGMTLVLRRLAEIYTDLADGGTVRAGRGGSLAELVAVDAAYRASDQHGQDRRYWLDRLTVLPSLSEPDPAVGVSYSRHVLGPDVIGRLRGVTSALRVRRTAVLLAAVGLLVRRLTGRDVVGVGLAVAARVPEQAETPGMVSNIVPVALDLGGVHDVAELVALAQSELVAALEHQRYRGEQVVRDGGGRGRLSGRVDAQLNVLPPVVDVAFGPCLAREDRGVMSAVDVPSFWGRMVSSDEMLLETLTGPGTDRTRTSADLGALLARVLDVVGDPAASARPLAEIGLTTAREHAVLTAPPAPRPVGPARTLTAAFDEVAAARPDEIAVVCDGVTTTYRELDRAAHVLAERLARLGAGPGRRVAVVVPRSAGMVIAALAVVRCGAAYLPVEPGGPRSRWEFVCADAAPVAVVTTDPDHAGPELPAVLIDPAGHPLDPAPPGPGAAPEPSDVDDPVYVIYTSGSTGAPKGVVTSHRNVLDLLDAASGWFPVGPGAVWASTHSFAFDFAVWEVWGALLTGGRVVLATDTERRDPALLLSLLAAEGVQVLSQTPTALAALLDAAAHGPEAADLAWVLVGGEALDRELVSRWFARPPGTGARLWNVYGITETTVFVSGQEITAAEADGTGPLPIGTVLAHLHGHVLDGDGRPVPPGVAGELHVAGTGVAAGYLNRPELTEARFVADPFAADGSRMYRSGDVVRRRDTGELEHLGRDDDQVQLRGHRIELGEIESALMAHPRVSRAAVAVHGDRGADARLIGYVVEHRTAADPDAHTGGWQRMFDGLYDSSAPGRAEAFHGWSDSVDRSAIPVREMRRWRDGIVARIRELRPRHLLEVGVGEGLLLTELAPECDDYWATDISAAALDLVARRCADLPEVSDKLVLRCQPAHDFSGLPAGRFDTIVVNSVVQYLPDAEHLAEVLHGLAALLAPGGRIVVGDVRRWGLAPLFHDALAVRRAADTDEPTPPDAELAALADRARAAESELLLEPAWFDRLVSTSPVLIRAESALQHSGTTEMGRYRYDVVLSTDDALRDPDPVRLRWDADVDGPASFQAALRASGAPSVVLRGVPNGRLAADLARTAGVRAARDRTDPAPPDRRDPVEPVDLLAAAQACGYLGRVDFAADDAHAVDVLVHREGNPPPAAVLAGAGATANTPVAPRSAELGAGLREQLRGRLPGYMVPAQIVTVPELPRTENGKLDRDRLPAPEPVAPVRRPATGGVEGTLCRLFAEVLGRPEVGPDQSFFDLGGHSLMAATLVGRIRDELGVGLGVRSLFGAPTAAGVARLVTGVHGRAEDGATRRLLTLRPGDGGRPLFCMHPGGGLCWSYAHLLPYLDPAIPVHGIQSPRLGDPGAPPLTTPDLVRDYAKLIRETQPSGPYRLLGYSLGGLIAFAVACALQDDGDEVESLVLVDSYPPSHAAGYERPVDEFTDDEVAEFQRNAIGNLTTLGAAAPLTDVRLDDEVVAGLRRCMEDAAPIAATFGDPVFRGTVEHLQADRPQYGPVPDGRALWQPLVDGEVRGHLFDVGHNEMMRPHSMLTVGPRIGEILEGRRP; from the coding sequence ATGGACGTCACGTCGTCGCCGCGGGACACCGTTGCCCAGCACACCGCGCCGGACTCGCTGCCGCTGACCGCCGGGCAGCACGAGGTGTGGCTGCTGCACCGGCTCGACGGTTCCGGTGCGCGCTGCCGCACCGGGGCGAGCACCCGCATCGACGGCCCGCTCGACGTCGCGCTGCTCGAACGGAGCCTGCACCGGGTCGTCGACGAGACCGAGGCGCTGCGGATTCGCATCGTCGAGGACGGCGACTCGGCCGTCCAGACCGTCGGCGCCCGTTCCGGGCCGGTGCTGGAGGTCGTCGACCTCGGCGCGGACGCCACCACCGCCGACGCCCACCGGGGCATCGAGGAGCGGCTCGCGGTGCCGATGGACCCCACCCGAGGTGAGGTCTTCTTCGCCGTGCTGTTCCGCCTCGGACCCGAGCACCACCACCTCTACCTGGACTTCCACCACGTGGCCTCGGACGCCACCGGGATGACGCTGGTGCTGCGGCGGCTCGCGGAGATCTACACCGACCTCGCCGACGGCGGGACCGTGCGCGCCGGCCGGGGCGGGTCGCTGGCCGAGCTCGTCGCCGTCGACGCCGCGTACCGCGCTTCGGATCAGCACGGGCAGGACCGCCGGTACTGGCTCGACCGGCTCACGGTGCTGCCGTCGCTGTCCGAACCCGACCCGGCCGTCGGGGTCTCCTACTCCCGCCACGTGCTCGGCCCCGACGTCATCGGGAGGTTGCGGGGCGTCACCTCGGCGCTGCGGGTGCGCCGCACGGCGGTGCTGCTGGCGGCGGTGGGGCTGCTCGTGCGACGGCTCACCGGTCGCGACGTCGTCGGGGTGGGGCTGGCCGTCGCCGCCCGCGTCCCCGAGCAGGCCGAGACGCCGGGGATGGTGTCGAACATCGTGCCGGTGGCGCTCGACCTCGGCGGTGTCCACGACGTCGCCGAGCTCGTCGCGCTGGCCCAGTCCGAACTGGTCGCGGCGCTGGAGCACCAGCGCTACCGGGGTGAGCAGGTGGTGCGCGACGGCGGTGGGCGCGGCCGGCTGTCCGGCCGGGTGGACGCCCAGCTCAACGTGCTGCCGCCCGTCGTGGACGTCGCGTTCGGGCCGTGCCTGGCGCGCGAGGACCGCGGTGTCATGAGCGCGGTCGACGTGCCCTCGTTCTGGGGCCGGATGGTGTCGTCGGACGAGATGCTGCTGGAGACGCTCACCGGTCCGGGCACCGACCGCACCCGCACCAGCGCCGACCTCGGCGCGCTGCTCGCACGGGTGCTCGACGTCGTCGGCGACCCGGCGGCGTCGGCGCGGCCGCTGGCGGAGATCGGCCTGACCACCGCGCGGGAGCACGCCGTGCTCACCGCCCCGCCCGCTCCCCGGCCGGTGGGTCCGGCCCGGACGCTGACCGCCGCGTTCGACGAGGTCGCGGCGGCCCGGCCGGATGAGATCGCCGTGGTGTGCGACGGCGTCACGACCACCTACCGCGAACTCGACCGCGCCGCGCACGTCCTCGCCGAGCGGCTGGCCCGGCTGGGCGCCGGTCCGGGGCGGCGGGTCGCGGTCGTCGTCCCCCGATCGGCGGGGATGGTGATCGCGGCGCTGGCCGTGGTGCGCTGCGGCGCGGCGTACCTGCCCGTCGAGCCGGGCGGGCCGCGGTCGCGGTGGGAGTTCGTGTGCGCCGACGCCGCGCCCGTCGCCGTGGTGACGACCGATCCCGACCACGCCGGGCCGGAACTCCCGGCGGTGCTGATCGATCCGGCGGGCCACCCGCTCGACCCGGCGCCGCCCGGTCCCGGTGCCGCGCCCGAACCGTCCGATGTGGACGATCCCGTGTACGTCATCTACACCTCGGGATCGACCGGCGCCCCGAAAGGGGTCGTCACCTCCCACCGCAACGTCCTCGACCTGCTCGACGCCGCGAGCGGCTGGTTCCCGGTCGGACCGGGCGCGGTGTGGGCGTCGACGCATTCGTTCGCGTTCGACTTCGCCGTCTGGGAGGTCTGGGGCGCGCTGCTGACCGGCGGGCGGGTCGTGCTGGCCACCGACACCGAACGGCGCGATCCGGCGCTGCTGCTGAGCCTGCTGGCGGCGGAAGGCGTGCAGGTGCTCAGCCAGACACCGACCGCGCTGGCGGCGCTGCTGGACGCCGCGGCGCACGGCCCGGAAGCGGCGGACCTCGCCTGGGTGCTGGTCGGCGGCGAGGCCCTCGACCGCGAGCTGGTGTCGCGCTGGTTCGCCCGGCCGCCCGGCACCGGCGCTCGGCTCTGGAACGTCTACGGCATCACCGAGACCACCGTGTTCGTCAGCGGCCAGGAGATCACCGCCGCCGAGGCCGACGGCACCGGCCCGCTGCCGATCGGGACGGTGCTGGCGCACCTGCACGGCCACGTCCTCGACGGCGACGGCCGTCCCGTGCCGCCGGGCGTGGCCGGTGAGCTGCACGTGGCCGGGACCGGTGTCGCCGCCGGCTACCTGAACCGGCCGGAGCTGACCGAGGCCCGGTTCGTCGCCGACCCGTTCGCCGCCGACGGCAGCCGGATGTACCGCAGCGGTGACGTGGTGCGCCGCCGCGACACCGGCGAGCTGGAGCACCTCGGCCGCGACGACGACCAGGTGCAGCTGCGCGGCCACCGCATCGAGCTCGGCGAGATCGAGTCGGCGCTGATGGCCCACCCCCGGGTGTCGCGAGCGGCGGTGGCGGTGCACGGCGACCGCGGCGCCGACGCCCGCCTGATCGGCTACGTCGTGGAACACCGCACGGCCGCCGACCCGGACGCGCACACCGGCGGCTGGCAGCGCATGTTCGACGGCCTCTACGACAGTTCCGCGCCCGGCCGAGCGGAGGCCTTCCACGGCTGGTCCGACAGCGTCGACCGCAGCGCGATCCCCGTTCGGGAGATGCGGCGCTGGCGCGACGGGATCGTCGCCCGGATCCGCGAACTGCGACCGCGCCACCTGCTCGAAGTCGGTGTAGGCGAAGGCTTGCTGCTGACCGAGCTGGCCCCGGAGTGCGACGACTACTGGGCCACCGACATCTCCGCCGCCGCGCTGGACCTGGTGGCCCGGCGTTGCGCCGACCTGCCGGAGGTCTCCGACAAGCTGGTGCTGCGCTGCCAGCCCGCGCACGACTTCTCGGGCCTGCCGGCGGGCCGGTTCGACACGATCGTCGTCAACTCCGTGGTGCAGTACCTGCCCGACGCCGAGCACCTCGCCGAGGTGCTGCACGGGCTGGCCGCGCTGCTCGCCCCCGGCGGCCGGATCGTGGTCGGTGACGTGCGCCGGTGGGGCCTGGCCCCGCTGTTCCACGACGCGCTGGCGGTCCGCCGCGCCGCCGACACCGACGAGCCCACCCCGCCGGACGCGGAACTGGCGGCGCTGGCCGACCGGGCCCGCGCCGCGGAATCGGAGTTGCTGCTCGAACCGGCCTGGTTCGACCGGCTCGTGTCGACGAGCCCGGTGCTCATCCGCGCGGAGAGCGCGTTGCAGCACAGCGGCACCACCGAGATGGGCCGCTACCGCTACGACGTGGTGCTCTCCACCGACGACGCGCTCCGCGACCCGGACCCGGTGCGGCTGCGGTGGGATGCCGACGTCGACGGGCCCGCCTCCTTCCAGGCCGCGCTGCGCGCCTCCGGGGCGCCGTCGGTGGTGCTGCGCGGCGTTCCGAACGGGCGCCTCGCGGCGGATCTCGCCCGCACCGCCGGAGTGCGCGCGGCTCGCGATCGAACCGACCCGGCCCCGCCGGACCGGCGCGATCCGGTCGAGCCGGTCGACCTGCTGGCCGCCGCGCAAGCCTGCGGATACCTGGGGCGGGTGGACTTCGCGGCGGACGACGCGCACGCGGTCGACGTGCTGGTGCACCGCGAGGGGAACCCGCCGCCCGCCGCGGTGCTCGCGGGGGCGGGCGCGACGGCGAACACCCCGGTCGCCCCGCGGTCCGCCGAGCTGGGCGCCGGACTCCGCGAACAGCTGCGCGGTCGCCTGCCCGGTTACATGGTTCCGGCGCAGATCGTCACCGTGCCCGAGCTGCCCCGCACGGAGAACGGCAAGCTCGACCGGGACCGGCTTCCCGCACCGGAGCCGGTGGCGCCGGTGCGACGGCCCGCGACCGGCGGGGTCGAAGGCACCCTGTGCCGGTTGTTCGCGGAAGTGCTGGGGCGGCCCGAAGTCGGACCGGACCAGAGCTTCTTCGACCTCGGCGGGCACTCGCTGATGGCCGCGACGCTGGTGGGGCGCATCCGCGACGAGCTCGGCGTCGGACTCGGCGTCCGGTCCCTGTTCGGCGCACCCACCGCGGCGGGGGTGGCCCGGCTGGTCACCGGGGTGCACGGCCGCGCCGAGGACGGGGCGACGCGGCGACTGCTGACGCTGCGCCCCGGCGACGGCGGGCGTCCGCTGTTCTGCATGCATCCGGGCGGTGGGCTGTGCTGGTCCTACGCCCACCTGCTGCCGTACCTGGACCCCGCGATCCCGGTGCACGGCATCCAGTCCCCGCGCCTCGGCGACCCGGGCGCCCCGCCGCTGACCACGCCCGACCTGGTGCGCGACTACGCGAAGCTGATCCGCGAGACCCAGCCGTCGGGCCCGTACCGCCTGCTCGGCTACTCCCTCGGCGGGCTGATCGCGTTCGCCGTGGCCTGCGCGCTGCAGGACGACGGCGACGAGGTCGAGAGCCTGGTGCTGGTCGATTCGTACCCGCCGTCGCACGCGGCGGGCTACGAGCGCCCGGTCGACGAGTTCACCGACGACGAGGTCGCGGAGTTCCAGCGCAACGCGATCGGCAACCTCACGACGCTCGGCGCCGCCGCCCCGCTGACCGACGTCCGGCTCGACGACGAGGTCGTCGCGGGCCTGCGCCGCTGCATGGAGGACGCCGCCCCGATCGCGGCCACCTTCGGTGACCCGGTGTTCCGCGGCACCGTCGAGCACCTGCAGGCCGACCGCCCGCAGTACGGCCCCGTGCCGGACGGCCGTGCGCTGTGGCAGCCGCTGGTCGACGGCGAGGTCCGCGGCCACCTGTTCGACGTGGGGCACAACGAGATGATGCGCCCGCACTCGATGCTCACGGTCGGCCCGCGCATCGGCGAGATCTTGGAAGGGAGGCGGCCGTGA
- a CDS encoding cytochrome P450, with product MNVPGVRYDETFDCWVVTDPELVRRALRDPALSAQTLEAATVAFLPPEVRAECAPLLDALRRWFVTLDGEPHRERRQAVAHLFATRRIRELDDVLTGIADAAVGRCAAAGGGDVVPAIADVVAARGIAALLDLDGVAHERLNDWARAVSAFLATSYRADRARAAQAALDEMAASVLDVPGAMPTVAPGDPAERLATASMLLFGGMETTSGLVGFALWYLVSNGLSDRVAADPSGAEADAVVERALELFAPVGHVARLALRPVPLGDAEIPAGALVMVALHGEDVLAAPGMPTRCPAHGPARRDHLAFGGGPHFCIGAPLARAIATSTVTAFARALPDVAVQELRWRDNPTFRGPATLVLR from the coding sequence GTGAACGTCCCCGGAGTGCGCTACGACGAGACGTTCGACTGCTGGGTGGTGACCGACCCCGAGCTGGTCCGGCGCGCGCTGCGCGATCCGGCGCTGTCGGCGCAGACCTTGGAGGCGGCCACCGTCGCGTTCCTGCCGCCCGAGGTGCGCGCGGAGTGCGCGCCGCTGCTCGACGCCTTGCGCCGCTGGTTCGTCACCCTCGACGGCGAACCGCACCGGGAGCGGCGCCAGGCCGTGGCGCACCTGTTCGCGACCCGGCGCATCCGCGAGCTCGACGACGTCCTCACCGGGATCGCCGACGCGGCGGTCGGGCGGTGCGCCGCCGCCGGTGGTGGCGACGTGGTGCCCGCGATCGCCGACGTCGTGGCCGCGCGGGGGATCGCGGCGCTGCTCGACCTCGACGGCGTGGCGCACGAGCGCCTCAACGACTGGGCGCGGGCGGTGTCGGCGTTCCTCGCGACGTCCTACCGGGCGGACCGGGCCCGCGCCGCGCAGGCCGCGCTCGACGAGATGGCGGCGTCCGTCCTCGACGTACCGGGCGCCATGCCCACCGTCGCGCCGGGCGATCCCGCCGAGCGCTTGGCGACGGCGTCGATGCTGCTGTTCGGCGGCATGGAGACGACGTCCGGGCTGGTGGGGTTCGCGTTGTGGTACCTGGTCTCCAACGGCCTGTCCGACCGGGTAGCCGCCGATCCGTCGGGCGCCGAGGCCGACGCGGTCGTGGAGCGGGCGCTGGAGCTGTTCGCCCCGGTCGGGCACGTCGCGCGCCTCGCGCTGCGGCCGGTCCCGCTCGGCGACGCCGAGATCCCCGCCGGGGCGCTGGTGATGGTCGCGCTGCACGGCGAGGACGTCCTCGCCGCGCCCGGAATGCCCACCCGCTGCCCGGCGCACGGCCCGGCCCGCCGCGATCACCTGGCGTTCGGCGGCGGACCGCACTTCTGCATCGGCGCCCCGCTCGCGCGGGCGATCGCCACTTCCACGGTGACGGCGTTCGCCCGCGCGCTGCCGGACGTGGCGGTGCAGGAGCTGCGCTGGCGGGACAACCCGACCTTCCGCGGCCCGGCGACCCTCGTACTGCGATGA
- a CDS encoding OmpA family protein: MVTATETDVRDRESRLAHANRLARAGRYAGARHVLAELGGRDATDPDVLDLLARICAQQGEFSEADECWSRAQEFGDGSPAARDGRRRIAEIRDRGRSGAGRPVLWAAVVACLAASVTGGALVVRDDRADAEVLAGLSRAEDAQRDLQDRFADLRTELAGTVPGRQRSLDELQAELSGTSLVLERDGDVLTAVFPIGLFSRTVVLSAEGEAALGELAGHLRRFGSEVDLTVVGHVDGVRVSDDGRYDGNIELGLSRAKVAAEALVAGSGIPPSGVALTSAGAARPPHPGTTAEGRDRNRTVTLRISPSRR, translated from the coding sequence GTGGTGACGGCGACGGAGACCGACGTCCGGGACCGGGAGTCGCGCCTGGCGCATGCGAACCGGCTCGCCCGCGCCGGCCGGTACGCGGGCGCCCGGCACGTCCTGGCGGAGCTGGGCGGCCGGGACGCGACCGACCCCGACGTGCTCGACCTGCTGGCGCGGATCTGCGCCCAGCAGGGCGAATTCTCGGAAGCCGACGAGTGCTGGTCCCGCGCGCAGGAGTTCGGCGACGGCTCGCCCGCAGCGCGCGACGGCAGGCGGCGCATCGCCGAAATCCGGGACCGCGGGCGATCGGGAGCGGGCAGGCCGGTGCTGTGGGCGGCGGTCGTCGCCTGCTTGGCCGCGTCGGTGACGGGCGGTGCGCTGGTCGTCCGGGACGACCGGGCTGACGCGGAAGTGCTGGCAGGCCTGTCCCGCGCCGAGGACGCGCAGCGCGACCTGCAGGACCGGTTCGCCGATCTGCGAACGGAACTCGCCGGGACGGTGCCGGGGCGGCAGCGGTCGCTGGACGAGCTGCAGGCCGAACTGTCCGGGACCTCGCTGGTGCTGGAGCGCGACGGGGACGTGCTGACCGCGGTGTTCCCGATCGGCCTGTTCTCGCGGACGGTCGTCCTCTCGGCGGAGGGGGAGGCCGCGCTCGGTGAACTCGCCGGGCACCTGCGGCGGTTCGGGTCGGAGGTGGACCTGACGGTGGTCGGCCACGTCGACGGCGTGCGGGTCTCCGACGACGGCCGGTACGACGGCAACATCGAGTTGGGGCTGTCCCGCGCGAAGGTGGCCGCGGAAGCGCTGGTCGCGGGCAGCGGCATCCCGCCGTCCGGAGTCGCGCTGACCAGCGCCGGCGCCGCCCGACCACCGCACCCCGGCACCACCGCCGAGGGCCGGGACCGGAACCGGACGGTGACGCTGCGGATCAGCCCGAGTCGGCGGTGA
- a CDS encoding Hsp70 family protein: MNRTMIDFGIDLGTTNSAIAVAGGSDAAVVRNNHHRECTPSAVYVSRTGKVYVGDMAKDRVAADPENACSEFKLQMGVQGSGKTFEAAQRTMSPEELSGEVLKSLRGDAQKAFAEAIGSAVITVPAAFELDQNDATRRAAELAGLGFAPLIQEPTAAAWAYSAGEAPQRAFWLVYDLGGGTFDAAVIKVDDGEFVVVNHAGDNFLGGKLIDWALVDEVLIPAVRESGLTGLTRDDPRSAGNVAKLKAAAESAKIQLSNTDSVDVVVELKDDQGADLEFACELTRAQVERVARPLYVRSIALCRRALDEKGLGPGDVERVLLVGGATLAPSLRELLADPVEGLGIRLDHSQDPVTVVARGAAIFAGTQRLPAAKDRPVPPGQVALDFEYEPVGPDTEPLVGGQARAERPQEWAGSTIEFVDAAARPAWRSGQIALTAEGAFTTRLRAAEQTTTTFAVEFRDPQGTLVDTDPAEIGYRHGTVGRPPVLSHSVGVGLSDNDVAWLLQKGTELPASRRVVLRTAVDVRRHSDAGLIRVPLVEGERERADLDTLIGGLDIRPDEVRRDVPAGSEIEVSLRIDRSFSPRADAYVPVLDEEFEIEVDLGRTRTTDVALLRHEYDQLDQRHRNLRQEAAELEAPSALQQLDRLAEDGALAEIRRLVSAAEVDPDAAPTCASRMRDAEAVLDDVDDDLELPRTISEARSLLETVRDLVAKAGNDADHLDFRAAEAALTAAVKVGSQTMIRRQIEALQRILRRMLENAGVLDAVVFGQFEREFAQHADRDVQRLLKDGKRYLAGEDAHGLRTVLAELRRRLPEGPAGRTGHGSTVTGGTRW; the protein is encoded by the coding sequence ATGAACCGGACGATGATCGATTTCGGCATCGACCTCGGCACCACCAACAGCGCGATCGCGGTGGCCGGGGGAAGCGATGCGGCGGTGGTGCGCAACAACCACCACCGCGAGTGCACGCCGTCCGCGGTGTACGTGAGCCGCACCGGCAAGGTGTACGTGGGCGACATGGCCAAGGACCGCGTCGCGGCGGACCCGGAGAACGCGTGCTCCGAGTTCAAGCTGCAGATGGGTGTGCAGGGCAGCGGCAAGACGTTCGAGGCGGCGCAGCGGACCATGTCCCCGGAGGAGCTCTCCGGCGAGGTGCTGAAGTCGTTGCGCGGCGACGCGCAGAAGGCCTTCGCCGAGGCGATCGGGTCCGCGGTGATCACCGTGCCCGCCGCGTTCGAACTCGACCAGAACGACGCCACCCGGCGTGCCGCCGAACTGGCCGGGCTCGGTTTCGCGCCGCTGATCCAGGAACCCACCGCCGCGGCGTGGGCCTACAGCGCGGGAGAGGCCCCGCAGCGCGCGTTCTGGCTGGTCTACGACCTCGGTGGCGGTACCTTCGACGCCGCCGTGATCAAGGTGGACGACGGCGAGTTCGTGGTGGTCAACCACGCCGGGGACAACTTCCTCGGCGGCAAGCTCATCGATTGGGCCTTGGTCGACGAGGTGCTCATCCCGGCGGTGCGCGAATCCGGGTTGACCGGTCTGACGCGGGACGACCCGCGTTCCGCGGGCAACGTCGCGAAGTTGAAGGCCGCGGCGGAGAGCGCGAAGATCCAGCTCTCGAACACCGACTCCGTCGACGTCGTCGTGGAGCTCAAGGACGATCAAGGCGCCGACCTGGAGTTCGCCTGCGAGCTGACCCGCGCCCAGGTGGAACGGGTGGCCCGTCCGCTCTACGTCCGCTCGATCGCCCTGTGCCGGCGGGCGCTCGACGAGAAGGGGCTCGGACCCGGTGACGTCGAACGGGTGCTGCTCGTCGGCGGCGCGACGCTCGCCCCGTCGCTGCGGGAACTGCTCGCCGATCCGGTCGAGGGGCTGGGGATCCGCTTGGACCACAGCCAGGACCCGGTCACGGTGGTGGCGCGGGGAGCTGCGATCTTCGCGGGCACCCAGCGGCTGCCCGCGGCGAAGGACCGGCCGGTGCCGCCGGGACAGGTGGCGCTCGACTTCGAGTACGAACCCGTGGGACCGGACACCGAACCGCTCGTCGGCGGGCAAGCTCGCGCCGAGCGACCGCAGGAATGGGCGGGCAGCACGATCGAGTTCGTCGACGCCGCCGCGCGCCCCGCGTGGCGCAGCGGGCAGATCGCGCTCACCGCCGAAGGCGCGTTCACCACGCGGTTGCGGGCGGCGGAGCAGACCACCACGACCTTCGCTGTGGAGTTCCGCGATCCGCAGGGCACCCTCGTCGACACCGATCCCGCTGAGATCGGGTATCGGCACGGCACTGTCGGCAGGCCGCCGGTGCTGAGCCATTCCGTCGGGGTCGGGCTCAGCGACAACGACGTGGCGTGGCTGCTGCAGAAGGGAACGGAACTGCCCGCGAGCCGACGGGTGGTGCTGCGGACCGCGGTCGACGTCCGGCGCCACAGCGACGCCGGGCTGATCCGGGTCCCGCTCGTGGAGGGGGAGCGGGAACGCGCCGATCTCGACACGCTGATCGGCGGCCTGGACATCCGGCCCGACGAGGTCCGCCGCGACGTGCCGGCGGGTTCCGAGATCGAGGTGTCGCTGCGCATCGACCGGAGCTTCAGCCCGCGCGCCGACGCGTACGTGCCCGTGCTGGACGAGGAGTTCGAGATCGAAGTGGACCTGGGCCGCACCCGGACGACGGATGTGGCGCTGCTGCGCCACGAGTACGACCAGCTGGACCAGCGCCACCGGAACCTCCGGCAGGAGGCCGCCGAGCTGGAGGCGCCGTCCGCGCTGCAGCAGCTGGACCGGCTCGCGGAGGACGGCGCGCTCGCCGAGATCCGGCGCCTGGTGTCCGCGGCCGAGGTCGATCCGGACGCGGCGCCGACCTGCGCGTCGCGGATGCGCGACGCGGAGGCGGTGCTCGACGACGTCGACGACGACCTGGAGCTGCCGAGGACGATCAGCGAAGCCCGGTCGTTGCTGGAAACGGTCCGCGATCTCGTCGCCAAGGCCGGCAACGATGCGGATCACCTGGACTTCCGCGCCGCCGAGGCGGCTTTGACCGCGGCCGTCAAGGTCGGTTCCCAGACGATGATCCGCCGCCAGATCGAGGCGCTGCAACGGATTCTGCGACGCATGTTGGAGAACGCGGGCGTGCTCGACGCCGTGGTCTTCGGTCAGTTCGAGCGGGAGTTCGCCCAGCACGCCGACCGCGACGTGCAACGGCTGCTCAAGGACGGCAAGAGGTACCTGGCCGGGGAGGACGCGCACGGCCTGCGGACCGTGCTCGCGGAGCTCCGGCGCAGGCTGCCCGAAGGACCGGCCGGCCGGACCGGGCACGGGAGCACCGTCACGGGAGGCACGCGGTGGTGA